One genomic segment of Hevea brasiliensis isolate MT/VB/25A 57/8 chromosome 3, ASM3005281v1, whole genome shotgun sequence includes these proteins:
- the LOC131178549 gene encoding glutathione transferase GST 23-like: MEIFLDLKSMSIYRIEMLSYGLSKIIEWWHNIMAEEVKLFKTWSSPFGLRIVWALELKGILYESIDEDLTNKSPLLLQYNPVYKKIPVLVHNGRPIVESLRILEYIDETWKQNPLLPEDPHKRATARFWAKFGDDKAMSSLWPILTKQGKEREEALVQATENLKFLEEELKGKRFFGGEEIGFVDIALGWLANLVLVVEEILGFKVIDKAGFPFLSEWMLEFSSVPAIKENLPLHDKMVARFRTYLAAALDK; encoded by the exons ATGGAGATCTTTCTGGACTTGAAGTCCATGTCTATATACAGAATAGAAATGCTCAGCTATGGGCTGTCCAAAATAATTGAATGGTGGCACAACATAATGGCAGAAGAAGTGAAGCTTTTCAAGACATGGTCAAGCCCATTTGGTTTAAGGATTGTCTGGGCATTGGAGCTTAAGGGCATCCTATATGAATCAATAGATGAAGACCTTACCAATAAAAGCCCTTTACTTCTTCAATACAACCCCGTCTACAAAAAGATTCCAGTGCTTGTGCATAATGGACGACCTATTGTAGAGTCACTTAGAATTCTTGAATACATTGATGAGACATGGAAGCAGAATCCCTTACTGCCGGAAGATCCTCACAAGAGAGCCACTGCtcgattctgggcaaaatttggcGATGACAAG GCCATGTCGTCACTGTGGCCAATATTAACCAAGCAAGGAAAGGAGCGAGAAGAAGCTTTAGTTCAGGCCACTGAGAACCTGAAATTCTTAGAGGAAGAACTAAAAGGAAAGAGATTCTTTGGTGGAGAAGAGATTGGATTTGTTGACATTGCACTGGGTTGGCTTGCCAACCTGGTCCTTGTAGTGGAAGAGATACTTGGTTTTAAAGTGATAGATAAAGCAGGATTTCCATTTTTATCAGAATGGATGCTAGAGTTTTCAAGTGTTCCTGCAATTAAAGAAAACTTGCCTCTTCATGACAAGATGGTTGCCAGGTTTCGCACCTACCTCGCAGCAGCACTTGACAAATGA